A region of Geobacillus sp. 46C-IIa DNA encodes the following proteins:
- a CDS encoding DUF2249 domain-containing protein, with amino-acid sequence MATTIELDVREDLRQKREPFEKIMNAIKPLQSGDTFILHAPFKPLPLFPIMKAKGFTYEAEQIEKKHWKVTFVKQGG; translated from the coding sequence ATGGCCACAACGATTGAACTCGATGTGCGCGAAGATTTGCGGCAAAAGCGGGAACCGTTTGAAAAAATTATGAACGCCATCAAGCCGCTGCAGTCGGGTGATACGTTCATTTTACACGCCCCGTTCAAGCCGCTGCCGCTGTTTCCGATTATGAAAGCGAAAGGATTTACGTACGAAGCGGAACAAATCGAAAAAAAACATTGGAAAGTAACGTTTGTGAAGCAGGGGGGATGA
- a CDS encoding Crp/Fnr family transcriptional regulator, whose amino-acid sequence MANHWMKDRLKTVPLFRELSDYELESLVAISHVRVYKPRTFVFMQGDPLERVYFIHSGTVKIYKTDFSGKEQIVSILQTGEMFPHAGFFLKGAYPAHAEVAEEATLIAIPIHDFEQVLMASPELCMKLFRVMGEKIVDLQNRLEAQVLHNTYEQIVLLLLRLTRTNAVKQGKWHRLTAHVTNRELANMIGTARETVSRTLSQLKRKGLINVDEHGFYLIDQEGLEQEIFF is encoded by the coding sequence ATGGCGAACCATTGGATGAAAGATCGCTTAAAAACGGTTCCGTTGTTTCGCGAACTGTCCGATTACGAGCTCGAATCGCTTGTCGCCATTTCCCATGTGCGCGTCTACAAGCCGCGGACGTTTGTCTTTATGCAAGGCGACCCGTTAGAACGCGTCTATTTCATTCATTCCGGCACGGTAAAAATTTATAAAACGGACTTCAGCGGGAAAGAGCAAATCGTCTCGATTTTACAGACGGGGGAAATGTTTCCGCACGCCGGCTTTTTCTTAAAAGGCGCGTACCCGGCTCACGCCGAAGTGGCGGAAGAAGCGACATTGATCGCCATTCCGATCCATGATTTCGAACAAGTGCTGATGGCCAGCCCTGAGCTATGCATGAAACTGTTTCGCGTCATGGGCGAAAAAATCGTTGACTTGCAAAACCGGCTCGAAGCGCAAGTGCTCCATAATACGTACGAACAAATCGTGCTGCTTTTGTTGCGGCTGACGCGGACGAATGCCGTCAAACAAGGGAAGTGGCACCGTCTCACCGCCCATGTGACAAACCGCGAGCTGGCCAACATGATCGGCACCGCCCGCGAAACGGTCAGCCGGACGTTGAGCCAGCTGAAACGGAAAGGGTTGATCAATGTCGACGAACACGGCTTTTATTTGATCGATCAGGAAGGGCTTGAGCAAGAAATCTTTTTCTAA
- a CDS encoding DUF2249 domain-containing protein produces MILDNRGLEPPQPMMRTLAALAKLNPGETLTIINDRRPMFLYEQLDELGYRHETTAREDGSFEIRIMKG; encoded by the coding sequence ATGATCCTCGATAACCGCGGACTCGAGCCGCCGCAGCCGATGATGCGGACGCTCGCTGCCCTCGCTAAGCTGAATCCTGGCGAGACGCTGACGATCATTAACGACCGCCGACCGATGTTTTTGTACGAGCAGCTTGATGAGCTTGGCTACCGGCACGAGACGACCGCACGTGAAGACGGCAGCTTTGAAATTCGAATTATGAAAGGATGA